In Ilumatobacter fluminis, the following proteins share a genomic window:
- a CDS encoding carboxymuconolactone decarboxylase family protein, giving the protein MSKNFVEIQGEVMSGMGALGTEAPEVMNSFMGLHQAATADGALSKRTKELMALAIAITVRCDGCIAFHVKDVLEAGAGRGEIVETIGVAVMMGGGPSVVYGSEALAALEQFTAA; this is encoded by the coding sequence ATGAGCAAGAACTTCGTCGAGATCCAGGGCGAGGTCATGTCCGGCATGGGTGCCTTGGGCACGGAGGCACCCGAGGTCATGAACTCGTTCATGGGCCTGCACCAGGCGGCGACCGCCGACGGTGCGTTGTCGAAGCGCACGAAGGAGCTGATGGCGCTCGCCATCGCGATCACGGTTCGGTGCGACGGCTGCATCGCGTTCCACGTCAAGGACGTCCTCGAAGCCGGTGCCGGCCGAGGTGAGATCGTCGAGACCATCGGCGTCGCCGTCATGATGGGCGGTGGACCCTCGGTCGTCTACGGCTCGGAGGCCCTCGCGGCCCTCGAGCAGTTCACCGCTGCATAG
- the selD gene encoding selenide, water dikinase SelD, whose product MALTDLPSLDSLKLTEWTSCGGCAAKWGAALLKDLVAEFPAPTDPSLMVGLAPFDDAAIYKVSDDVAMVSTTDFFPPLVDHPADFGAIAAANACSDVFAMGGSVVMAINVAAFPEDFPREAIVSIFEAGARVVAEAGGAVAGGHTIRNPEPIYGLAVQGVVHPDKIFRKAGARPGDVLLLSKPVGTGLTLACGTEADKRVAIDGMTTINRAAAEALRALDGAVHAVTDVTGYGLAGHSWEMAERSGVRAVVDTAGIVTYPGALEAANDGQRTGGDPRNRDYLAGHLDSSAAPGPEALCFDPQTSGGLLAAVDAAAASDLEAQGFWRVGVVEAGDARLVLR is encoded by the coding sequence ATGGCGCTCACCGATCTGCCCTCGCTCGACTCGCTCAAGCTCACCGAGTGGACCTCGTGCGGCGGATGCGCCGCCAAGTGGGGTGCCGCACTCCTGAAAGACCTGGTCGCCGAGTTCCCGGCGCCCACCGACCCGTCGCTCATGGTCGGTCTGGCGCCGTTCGACGATGCCGCGATCTACAAGGTGTCCGACGACGTCGCCATGGTGTCGACCACCGACTTCTTCCCGCCCCTCGTCGACCATCCGGCCGACTTCGGTGCCATCGCCGCCGCCAACGCGTGCAGCGACGTGTTCGCGATGGGCGGCTCGGTCGTCATGGCGATCAACGTCGCAGCGTTCCCCGAGGACTTCCCGCGCGAGGCGATCGTCTCGATCTTCGAGGCTGGCGCTCGCGTCGTGGCCGAGGCGGGCGGCGCCGTCGCCGGTGGACACACGATCCGCAACCCCGAGCCCATCTACGGCCTCGCCGTGCAAGGCGTCGTCCACCCCGACAAGATCTTCCGCAAGGCCGGCGCACGCCCGGGCGACGTGCTGCTGCTGTCGAAGCCGGTCGGCACCGGCCTCACGCTGGCGTGTGGGACGGAGGCCGACAAGCGGGTGGCGATCGACGGCATGACGACGATCAACCGTGCCGCTGCCGAGGCGTTGCGTGCCCTCGACGGGGCCGTGCACGCCGTCACCGACGTGACCGGATACGGCTTGGCCGGCCACAGCTGGGAGATGGCCGAGCGTTCCGGCGTCCGCGCCGTCGTCGACACCGCCGGCATCGTCACGTACCCGGGCGCGCTCGAGGCGGCGAACGACGGCCAGCGCACCGGCGGCGACCCGCGCAACCGCGACTACCTCGCCGGACACCTCGACTCGTCGGCGGCGCCCGGACCCGAGGCGTTGTGCTTCGATCCGCAGACCTCCGGCGGGCTGCTCGCGGCCGTCGACGCCGCAGCGGCGTCCGACCTCGAGGCCCAGGGCTTCTGGCGCGTCGGCGTCGTCGAGGCCGGCGACGCCCGACTCGTCCTGCGCTGA
- a CDS encoding NAD(P)H-dependent glycerol-3-phosphate dehydrogenase: MRAPEIRVAVIGAGSWGTTVASLAAVNTPTTLWARRGDLVETMRSTRENPDYLAGFRLPDELEVTDSMEEAVGSADVLVMAVPSHGFRDIAAEAAGSIRPWVPVVSLSKGLERDTLKRMTEIIGDEMPGRPAGLMTGPNLAKEIMAGQPAASVVAIPDSTIAVELQRILSQPSLRVYTNPDVVGCEVAGVVKNVIAIAAGMIEGMEFGDNSRATLITRGLAEMSRLGVAMGGDPYTFAGLAGMGDLIATCSSSQSRNNSVGLQLGRGKSIEEILDSMNMVAEGVKSSPSVLELARRYGVEMPITEQVVAVCHEGRSARDALAAVMARSNKSEFD, translated from the coding sequence ATGCGCGCTCCCGAGATTCGGGTGGCCGTGATCGGGGCCGGTTCTTGGGGGACCACCGTCGCATCGCTCGCCGCCGTCAACACGCCCACGACGCTGTGGGCTCGCCGCGGCGATCTGGTCGAGACGATGCGGTCGACGCGCGAGAACCCCGACTATCTCGCCGGCTTCAGGCTGCCCGACGAGCTCGAGGTCACCGATTCGATGGAGGAGGCGGTCGGGTCGGCCGACGTGCTGGTGATGGCCGTGCCGTCGCACGGCTTCCGCGATATCGCCGCCGAGGCGGCAGGGTCCATCCGGCCGTGGGTCCCGGTGGTCAGCCTGTCGAAGGGGCTCGAGCGCGACACCCTGAAACGGATGACCGAGATCATCGGCGACGAGATGCCCGGTCGTCCTGCCGGGTTGATGACCGGGCCGAACCTGGCCAAGGAGATCATGGCCGGCCAGCCCGCCGCCAGCGTCGTGGCCATCCCCGACAGCACGATCGCCGTCGAACTCCAACGGATCCTGAGCCAGCCGAGTCTGCGTGTCTACACGAACCCCGACGTCGTCGGCTGTGAGGTGGCAGGCGTGGTGAAGAACGTGATCGCCATCGCCGCCGGCATGATCGAGGGGATGGAGTTCGGCGACAACTCCCGCGCCACGCTGATCACGCGCGGACTGGCCGAGATGTCACGCCTCGGGGTGGCGATGGGCGGTGACCCGTACACCTTTGCCGGGCTCGCCGGCATGGGTGACCTGATCGCCACCTGCTCGTCGAGCCAGAGCCGCAACAACTCGGTCGGGCTGCAACTCGGTCGAGGCAAGTCGATCGAGGAGATCCTCGACTCGATGAACATGGTCGCCGAGGGCGTCAAGAGTTCGCCCAGCGTGCTCGAGCTGGCTCGCCGATACGGTGTCGAGATGCCGATCACCGAACAGGTCGTCGCCGTGTGCCACGAGGGCCGCAGCGCACGCGATGCGCTCGCTGCCGTCATGGCGCGCAGCAACAAGAGCGAGTTCGACTGA
- the cofC gene encoding 2-phospho-L-lactate guanylyltransferase, whose product MEAAVLVPIKAFRNAKGRLAPSVSPVARADLARMMAARVLDAARPFTPFVVCDDDEVADWAGRQGAEVLWTPGLGLNGAVDHASAVVAGKGFDHVVIAHGDLPLATGFEHLIADGVVTLVPDHRLDGTNVQTRPASTDLPAMYGAGSFRHHLAAALERDLEVRVVTDPRLARDVDTITDLDELGIGLGADGNWTGPDR is encoded by the coding sequence GTGGAAGCGGCCGTGCTGGTGCCGATCAAGGCGTTCCGGAACGCCAAGGGCCGCCTGGCCCCGTCGGTGTCACCCGTCGCCCGCGCCGATCTCGCACGGATGATGGCTGCACGCGTCCTCGATGCGGCCCGGCCGTTCACCCCGTTCGTGGTGTGCGACGACGACGAGGTCGCCGACTGGGCCGGGCGTCAGGGCGCGGAGGTGTTGTGGACGCCGGGGCTCGGCCTGAACGGCGCCGTCGACCACGCTTCGGCCGTCGTGGCGGGCAAGGGCTTCGACCACGTGGTGATCGCACACGGCGATCTGCCGCTCGCGACCGGCTTCGAGCACCTGATCGCCGACGGCGTCGTCACCCTCGTTCCCGACCATCGCCTCGACGGGACGAACGTCCAGACACGGCCGGCGTCGACCGACCTCCCCGCCATGTACGGCGCCGGGAGCTTCCGGCATCACCTGGCCGCCGCGCTCGAACGCGATCTCGAGGTCCGGGTCGTCACCGACCCGCGGCTCGCTCGTGACGTCGACACGATCACCGATCTCGACGAGCTCGGGATCGGGCTCGGTGCCGACGGCAACTGGACCGGGCCGGACCGATGA
- a CDS encoding PIG-L deacetylase family protein yields the protein MSTNEPGQPPITSTSWTSALDTPRVALAIGAHPDDVEFGAGGTLAKWADHGCVVHHVVCTDGSKGTWDVEADLPSLVERRQGEQREAGRRLSGERAGEVRFLGAVDGELEPTVEHRIGIVRAIRELRPDVVLGHDPWKRYRLHPDHRAAGLLTCDAVVAARDPHFFPDVGPSHHRPSHLFLFEADEPDHVEDVTASVGRKLDALHAHESQFESTMHAADAAELAAFDERITARLAELGAPHGVELAEVFKRISDL from the coding sequence ATGAGCACGAACGAGCCCGGCCAACCGCCCATCACCAGCACCTCGTGGACGTCGGCGCTCGACACACCGAGGGTCGCGCTGGCGATCGGCGCACACCCCGACGACGTCGAGTTCGGCGCCGGTGGCACGCTCGCGAAGTGGGCCGACCACGGGTGCGTGGTGCATCACGTGGTGTGCACCGACGGTTCGAAGGGCACGTGGGACGTCGAAGCCGATCTGCCCTCGCTCGTCGAGCGGCGTCAGGGCGAACAACGCGAAGCGGGCCGACGCCTGTCGGGCGAGCGCGCTGGCGAGGTGCGTTTCCTCGGCGCCGTCGACGGCGAACTCGAGCCGACGGTCGAGCACCGGATCGGCATCGTGCGTGCGATCCGCGAGCTCCGACCCGACGTCGTCCTCGGGCACGACCCGTGGAAGCGATACCGGCTGCACCCCGACCACCGGGCCGCCGGGCTGCTCACGTGCGACGCCGTCGTCGCCGCTCGCGACCCACACTTCTTTCCCGACGTCGGCCCGTCACATCATCGCCCGTCGCACCTGTTCCTCTTCGAAGCCGACGAGCCCGACCACGTCGAGGACGTGACCGCCTCGGTCGGCCGCAAGCTCGACGCACTGCACGCCCACGAGAGCCAGTTCGAGTCGACGATGCACGCCGCCGACGCCGCGGAGCTGGCGGCGTTCGACGAGCGCATCACGGCACGACTCGCCGAACTCGGCGCGCCTCACGGCGTCGAGCTGGCCGAGGTGTTCAAGCGGATCTCCGACTTGTGA
- a CDS encoding polyphosphate polymerase domain-containing protein, giving the protein MTPLDALVGGTDAVGLDEILSGSALMTRTDRKYVLEPGDVAALLCELGPSVRVLEIDGKRSFGYESIYFDTPELDSYLGAARRRPDRFKVRTRRYVDQDTCWVEVKTRTRRGQNEKVRRRHDPADADRLTPDALAFVAATVDPATADRLEPVLRTRYRRTTLVVGDQRITIDADLRCDDLTGQAFGIGDRFVVETKSPGGPGTVDRALWRLGRRPLTISKFALGLAMSKPTLPRNKWHRVIDRYVVPDDSMVTSRRSA; this is encoded by the coding sequence GTGACCCCGCTCGACGCCCTGGTCGGGGGGACCGACGCCGTCGGCCTCGACGAGATCCTCTCGGGATCGGCCCTGATGACCCGAACCGACCGCAAGTACGTCCTCGAACCCGGCGACGTCGCTGCGCTGTTGTGCGAACTCGGACCCTCGGTCCGTGTGCTCGAGATCGACGGCAAGCGCAGTTTCGGGTACGAGTCGATCTACTTCGACACCCCCGAACTCGACTCGTACCTTGGTGCTGCGCGTCGTCGTCCCGATCGGTTCAAGGTTCGGACGCGTCGCTACGTCGACCAGGACACCTGCTGGGTGGAAGTGAAGACACGGACGCGGCGTGGCCAGAACGAGAAGGTGCGTCGTCGTCACGACCCGGCGGACGCCGATCGACTCACCCCGGATGCACTCGCCTTCGTCGCGGCGACGGTCGACCCGGCGACCGCCGACCGGCTCGAACCGGTACTCCGCACCCGGTACCGCCGGACGACCCTCGTGGTCGGCGATCAGCGGATCACGATCGACGCCGACCTCCGATGCGACGACCTGACCGGCCAGGCGTTCGGGATCGGCGACCGGTTCGTGGTCGAGACGAAGTCGCCGGGCGGACCGGGCACCGTCGACCGCGCACTCTGGCGGCTCGGTCGGCGGCCGCTCACGATCAGCAAGTTCGCGCTCGGCCTCGCGATGTCGAAGCCGACACTGCCACGGAACAAGTGGCATCGGGTGATCGATCGCTACGTCGTGCCCGACGACTCGATGGTCACAAGTCGGAGATCCGCTTGA
- a CDS encoding DUF4956 domain-containing protein yields MSLPLLFAADLVAITVLVGGLYFPRHRRREMVLALLVINIGVLALTQALSSAEVGAGLGLGLFGVLSIIRLRSNEMPQHDVAYYFAALALGLLGGFPVDPGWLSPALMAAVVAAVFIGDHRRLLGSYRQQLMTLDRAHPTEAGARAHVEALLGGTVHRVVVRKVDLVNDTTLVDVAFQEADQDQAYHRAEFEVSA; encoded by the coding sequence GTGTCACTCCCACTCCTCTTCGCCGCCGATCTCGTTGCGATCACCGTCCTCGTCGGTGGTCTGTACTTCCCGCGTCACCGCCGCCGGGAGATGGTCCTGGCACTGCTCGTGATCAACATCGGCGTGCTCGCCCTCACCCAGGCGTTGTCGTCGGCCGAAGTCGGCGCCGGACTCGGACTCGGCCTGTTCGGGGTGTTGTCGATCATCCGTCTGCGCTCGAACGAGATGCCCCAGCACGACGTCGCCTACTACTTCGCCGCGTTGGCGCTCGGCCTCCTCGGCGGCTTTCCCGTCGATCCCGGCTGGCTCAGCCCGGCGCTGATGGCCGCCGTCGTGGCCGCCGTCTTCATCGGTGATCATCGACGACTGCTCGGCAGCTACCGACAGCAACTCATGACGCTCGATCGGGCACATCCGACCGAGGCCGGTGCCCGGGCACACGTCGAGGCGTTGCTCGGCGGCACGGTGCATCGCGTCGTCGTGCGCAAGGTCGACCTGGTGAACGACACGACCCTGGTCGATGTCGCCTTCCAGGAAGCCGACCAGGACCAGGCGTACCACCGTGCCGAGTTCGAGGTGTCGGCGTGA
- a CDS encoding CotH kinase family protein gives MFDIPTSPLRRAAAAALALIVLAGCSTADVAADDVTSGAATSDDATATTDENDGADDADVVVSTGSFGAVGTLDSATAHSIELEFDDDDYSAMLATYTSTGDKEWIEATITIDGETYEQVGIRLKGNSSLRAVGSDDDPATIPWLIKLDKLVDGQNHDGLTDLVVRSNSTETAINEAVALELLEAAGLASQDAISVAFSVNGGDAALRLVIEHPDDTWMSEEFGDDGALYKAESTGDYSYRGNDPDAYDDVFDQEAGDDNADLDPLIDFLQFVNESDDETFAAELDDWLDVDAFATYLAMQDLIGNFDDIDGPGNNSYLFYDTEAERFTVVAWDHNLAFGVQNVGDGGPGQMPGGGERPGTGDLPEPGDMPGMGDLPDPGDMPDVRDLPDPGDLPDMGDLPDMGDRPQRPGGETGAGGGDPMGGSNVLVERFTAVDDWSRLVDERTTELRAALYDSGLAADIVATWTETVVSTGLVDQATADADAAQILAMVGS, from the coding sequence ATGTTCGACATCCCCACTTCCCCCCTGCGCCGCGCCGCGGCAGCCGCACTCGCGTTGATCGTGCTGGCCGGCTGCAGCACGGCCGATGTCGCCGCCGACGACGTGACGTCGGGCGCCGCCACGTCCGACGATGCGACGGCAACCACCGACGAGAACGACGGAGCCGACGACGCAGACGTCGTCGTCTCGACCGGCTCGTTCGGTGCCGTCGGCACGCTCGACAGCGCGACCGCCCACTCGATCGAGCTCGAGTTCGACGACGACGACTACTCGGCCATGCTGGCGACCTACACATCGACCGGCGACAAGGAATGGATCGAGGCGACGATCACGATCGACGGTGAAACGTACGAGCAGGTCGGGATCCGGCTCAAGGGCAACTCGTCGCTCCGAGCGGTGGGCTCCGACGACGACCCGGCCACGATCCCGTGGCTGATCAAGCTCGACAAACTCGTCGACGGCCAGAACCACGACGGCCTCACCGACCTCGTGGTCCGGTCGAACTCCACCGAGACGGCGATCAACGAGGCCGTCGCGCTCGAACTGCTGGAGGCCGCCGGACTCGCATCCCAGGATGCGATCTCGGTCGCGTTCAGTGTCAACGGCGGCGATGCGGCGCTCCGACTCGTCATCGAGCATCCGGACGACACCTGGATGTCCGAGGAGTTCGGCGACGACGGAGCGTTGTACAAGGCGGAGAGCACCGGCGACTACTCGTACCGAGGCAACGATCCCGACGCCTACGACGACGTGTTCGACCAGGAGGCGGGCGACGACAACGCCGATCTCGACCCACTGATCGACTTCCTGCAGTTCGTGAACGAGAGCGACGACGAGACCTTCGCCGCCGAGCTGGACGACTGGCTCGACGTGGATGCGTTCGCGACGTACCTGGCAATGCAGGACCTGATCGGCAACTTCGACGACATCGACGGCCCCGGGAACAACTCGTATCTGTTCTACGACACCGAGGCGGAACGGTTCACCGTCGTCGCCTGGGACCACAACCTCGCCTTCGGCGTCCAGAACGTGGGGGACGGTGGCCCCGGCCAGATGCCCGGGGGAGGCGAACGACCCGGCACGGGCGATCTGCCCGAACCCGGCGACATGCCCGGCATGGGCGATCTGCCCGATCCCGGCGACATGCCCGACGTGCGCGATCTGCCCGATCCCGGCGATCTGCCCGACATGGGTGATCTGCCCGACATGGGTGACCGCCCGCAACGGCCCGGCGGCGAGACAGGGGCCGGCGGTGGCGACCCGATGGGCGGCTCGAACGTCCTCGTCGAGCGGTTCACCGCCGTCGACGACTGGAGCCGGCTCGTCGACGAACGAACCACCGAGCTACGAGCGGCGCTGTACGACAGCGGACTCGCCGCCGACATCGTCGCCACGTGGACGGAGACCGTCGTGTCGACCGGTCTCGTCGACCAGGCGACGGCAGACGCCGACGCGGCACAGATCCTCGCGATGGTCGGGTCATGA
- a CDS encoding response regulator transcription factor translates to MPGHHLLVVDDEDNLRSMLAAALQHHGFDVSEAANGREALEVIPARRPDLILLDVMMPELDGFEVCRRLRADGDRTPVLFLTARDATEDKVRGLTLGGDDYLEKPFSLDELVARTEAVLRRTSADKSLDRIHQCADLRMDEDAHRVSRGGVDVALSPTEYNLLRYLLVNQGRVLSKAQILDHVWKYDFGGDGGVVETYIGYLRRKLDDTEPKLIHTIRGVGYTLRDH, encoded by the coding sequence ATGCCCGGTCACCACCTGCTCGTCGTCGACGACGAGGACAATCTTCGTTCGATGCTCGCGGCTGCCCTCCAGCACCACGGTTTCGACGTGTCCGAGGCGGCGAACGGACGGGAGGCCCTCGAGGTGATCCCCGCCCGACGGCCCGATCTGATCCTGCTCGACGTCATGATGCCCGAGCTCGACGGGTTCGAGGTGTGCCGGCGCCTGCGAGCCGACGGTGACCGCACGCCGGTGCTGTTCCTCACCGCCCGCGACGCCACGGAGGACAAGGTCCGCGGGCTGACCCTCGGCGGCGACGACTACCTCGAGAAGCCGTTCAGCCTCGACGAGCTGGTCGCCCGCACCGAGGCCGTGCTCCGTCGGACGAGCGCCGACAAGTCGCTCGACCGGATCCACCAGTGCGCCGACCTGCGCATGGACGAGGACGCCCACCGAGTCAGTCGTGGCGGCGTCGACGTGGCGCTGTCGCCCACCGAGTACAACCTCCTCCGGTACCTGCTGGTGAACCAGGGTCGGGTGCTCTCGAAAGCCCAGATCCTCGATCACGTCTGGAAGTACGACTTCGGCGGCGACGGCGGTGTGGTCGAGACCTACATCGGCTATCTACGCCGCAAGCTCGACGACACCGAGCCGAAGCTCATCCACACGATCCGAGGCGTGGGCTACACCCTCCGCGACCATTGA
- a CDS encoding sensor histidine kinase — MNLSLRSRLLVGIAAVAVVLLAVSVVVTRTTRDQLVEQVDDRLAALSPQYGERSDPLGGYQPRPAQPPPSDYRERVSDVFEGFVGDNGELQEFYRPTAGDFGAPIIDADDLPETGGSYFSVDSTASGSTYRVYAQRGADGVLITAVPIDDLEATIDRLVLVEVLGSLAILGSLGLVGWWVLRLGIRPIKDMTESAERIADGDLTERVPEGAPGTEAGQLADALNQMLTTIERSVSDQAASEARLRRFVADASHELRTPVTTIRGYAELYRHGGLADQERLDDAMRRTEQEAARMARLVEDMLTLAKLDEHRPLAFTDIDLATIGSDAAHDGRIVAPERTFDVEASGDTTVVGDDDRVRQVVANVVGNAIVHTDPGVTIHISAVGDDAGATLTVRDEGGGMPQEIADRVTERFFRADPSRTRHRGGSGLGLAIVDATVAAHGGTVTIESEPGVGTAVALWFPRSRPTEAETAP; from the coding sequence ATGAACCTGTCGCTCCGTTCGCGTCTGCTCGTCGGTATCGCCGCCGTCGCCGTCGTTCTCCTGGCCGTCTCGGTGGTCGTCACACGCACGACGCGCGACCAGCTGGTCGAACAGGTCGACGACCGGCTGGCAGCGCTCAGCCCGCAGTACGGCGAGCGTTCCGATCCACTCGGTGGCTATCAGCCTCGGCCGGCACAGCCGCCACCGTCGGACTACCGCGAGCGGGTCAGCGACGTCTTCGAAGGGTTCGTGGGCGACAACGGCGAACTGCAGGAGTTCTACCGGCCGACGGCCGGCGACTTCGGCGCGCCGATCATCGACGCCGACGACTTGCCCGAAACGGGCGGCTCGTACTTCTCGGTCGACTCGACGGCGAGCGGCTCGACCTACCGTGTGTACGCACAGCGCGGCGCCGACGGTGTCCTGATCACCGCCGTGCCGATCGACGACCTCGAGGCGACGATCGACCGACTCGTCCTCGTCGAAGTGCTCGGATCACTCGCGATCCTCGGCTCACTCGGGCTCGTCGGGTGGTGGGTGCTCCGCCTCGGTATCCGCCCGATCAAGGACATGACCGAGTCGGCGGAGCGGATCGCCGACGGCGACCTGACCGAGCGGGTTCCCGAAGGCGCTCCCGGCACCGAGGCCGGACAGCTCGCCGACGCGCTCAACCAGATGCTGACGACGATCGAGCGGTCGGTGTCCGATCAGGCGGCGTCGGAGGCCCGACTCCGACGCTTCGTCGCCGATGCATCACACGAACTCCGCACACCGGTCACCACGATCCGCGGCTACGCCGAGCTGTACCGGCACGGCGGACTGGCCGACCAGGAACGGCTCGACGACGCGATGAGGCGGACCGAGCAGGAGGCGGCGCGGATGGCCCGCCTCGTCGAGGACATGCTGACCCTCGCCAAGCTCGACGAGCACCGCCCGCTCGCATTCACGGACATCGACCTCGCGACGATCGGGAGCGACGCCGCCCACGACGGCCGGATCGTCGCCCCCGAGCGGACCTTCGACGTCGAGGCGTCCGGCGACACGACGGTCGTGGGCGACGACGACCGCGTCCGACAGGTCGTCGCCAACGTCGTCGGCAACGCCATCGTGCACACCGATCCCGGGGTCACGATTCACATCTCCGCCGTCGGCGACGATGCAGGAGCGACGTTGACGGTGCGCGACGAAGGGGGCGGCATGCCGCAGGAGATCGCCGACCGGGTGACGGAGCGCTTCTTCCGCGCCGATCCCTCACGAACCCGTCATCGCGGCGGGAGCGGCCTCGGGCTGGCGATCGTCGACGCGACGGTCGCCGCACACGGCGGCACGGTGACGATCGAGTCGGAGCCGGGCGTCGGCACCGCGGTCGCGCTGTGGTTCCCACGTTCGCGACCGACCGAGGCCGAGACCGCGCCGTGA
- a CDS encoding histone encodes MAATKKAAAKKKAPAKKAPAKKKAAAKKPAAKKAPAKKKAAAKKKAAAKAPAKKKAAAKKAAAKKAPAKKKAAVKKKAAAKKAPAKKKAAAKKKAAAKKAPARKAPAKKKAAAKKAPAKKKAAAKKAAAKKTPAKKKAAAKKAPARKAPAKKKAAAKKKAPAKRTANKKQ; translated from the coding sequence ATGGCAGCGACGAAGAAGGCGGCAGCCAAGAAGAAGGCGCCCGCCAAGAAGGCACCAGCGAAGAAGAAAGCCGCGGCCAAGAAGCCTGCGGCCAAGAAGGCGCCGGCCAAGAAGAAGGCCGCCGCCAAGAAGAAGGCTGCCGCCAAGGCGCCTGCGAAGAAGAAGGCTGCCGCGAAGAAGGCCGCTGCCAAGAAGGCCCCTGCGAAGAAGAAGGCTGCCGTCAAGAAGAAGGCGGCGGCGAAGAAGGCGCCGGCCAAGAAGAAGGCCGCCGCCAAGAAGAAGGCAGCTGCGAAGAAGGCCCCCGCCCGCAAGGCGCCGGCCAAGAAGAAGGCAGCTGCCAAGAAGGCCCCGGCGAAGAAGAAGGCTGCCGCCAAGAAGGCCGCCGCCAAGAAGACGCCGGCCAAGAAGAAGGCAGCTGCGAAGAAGGCCCCTGCCCGCAAGGCACCGGCCAAGAAGAAGGCAGCTGCCAAGAAGAAGGCCCCCGCCAAGCGGACGGCCAACAAGAAGCAGTAA
- a CDS encoding HU family DNA-binding protein has product MTKAELVEAVAKAADVTKADAERTIDAYWDTVVKTVKKDDKVSWPGIGSFSLSKRAARTGRNPQTGEPVKIKASKAMKFTASSTLKTTLNGKK; this is encoded by the coding sequence ATGACCAAGGCAGAACTCGTCGAGGCCGTCGCCAAGGCAGCCGACGTCACCAAGGCCGACGCCGAGCGCACGATCGATGCGTACTGGGACACGGTCGTCAAGACCGTCAAGAAGGACGACAAGGTGTCGTGGCCGGGCATCGGCTCGTTCAGCCTGTCGAAGCGCGCCGCTCGCACCGGCCGCAACCCCCAGACCGGCGAGCCCGTGAAGATCAAGGCGTCGAAGGCGATGAAGTTCACCGCCAGCTCGACGCTCAAGACCACGCTCAACGGCAAGAAGTGA
- a CDS encoding HIT family protein, with product MGTTSACVFCGIIGGSDEDVVVYRDDVAVGFLDHSPLFVGHVLMVPATHVVTLADLPDDLVGPFYRRVQHVSARLPELLGAQGTFVANNNTVSQSVAHLHVHVVPRSKGDGLRGFFWPRRRYEPGQAVATAAELRRGLADFPHG from the coding sequence GTGGGGACGACCTCGGCATGTGTGTTCTGCGGGATCATCGGGGGGAGCGACGAGGACGTCGTGGTGTATCGCGACGACGTCGCCGTGGGCTTCCTCGACCATTCGCCGCTGTTCGTCGGGCACGTCCTGATGGTGCCGGCGACGCACGTGGTGACGCTCGCCGATCTGCCGGACGATCTCGTCGGGCCGTTCTACCGGCGTGTCCAGCACGTCTCGGCCCGGTTGCCTGAGCTGCTCGGAGCACAGGGCACCTTCGTCGCGAACAACAACACCGTGAGCCAGAGCGTCGCCCATCTGCACGTGCACGTGGTGCCGCGCTCGAAGGGCGACGGGCTGCGTGGCTTCTTCTGGCCGCGTCGTCGGTACGAGCCAGGTCAGGCGGTTGCGACAGCAGCCGAACTGCGCCGTGGGCTCGCCGATTTTCCACACGGGTGA